A section of the Triticum dicoccoides isolate Atlit2015 ecotype Zavitan chromosome 7A, WEW_v2.0, whole genome shotgun sequence genome encodes:
- the LOC119334225 gene encoding uncharacterized protein LOC119334225, producing the protein MGGFTILAASVSRNLSVHAAKRGVLPSSMTITPNISLSASSQKSWHPSARSKYPMESLPEEKAEQAEKASSMGASTGSVAASFCALSSSVAARRMASHAGNSLSST; encoded by the coding sequence ATGGGCGGCTTCACCATCTTGGCCGCCTCCGTCTCCAGGAACCTCTCGGTCCACGCGGCGAAGCGCGGGGTCCTGCCCTCGTCGATGACCATCACGCCGAACATCTCCCTCAGCGCGTCGAGCCAGAAGAGCTGGCACCCGAGCGCGAGGTCGAAGTACCCGATGGAGTCGCTGCCGGAGGAGAAGGCCGAGCAGGCGGAGAAGGCCTCCTCCATGGGCGCGAGCACCGGGAGCGTAGCGGCGAGCTTTTGCGCTCTCTCCTCCTCCGTGGCCGCGCGCAGGATGGCTAGCCACGCCGGGAACAGCTTGTCGTCGACGTAG